The genomic segment GACGCGAGCCGCGGCTCGGCGAGGAGCGTGACGATCGCGTCCCCGCTCGTCAGCTCGCGGAGGAGGCCAATCGTGACGAGCTCGAGCGACGACACGCGGCGCCCAGCGTACCTCAGCTAAGATGGGGGCGTTGCTCCACGTCGCGCAGGTGATCGAGGACACGGAGGCCGAGGGGCCGGGCCGCCGCTTCGCGGTGTGGGTCCAGGGTTGTCCGCTGCGCTGCGCGGAGTGCTGCAACCCGCAGATGTTGCGGTTCGAGGGTGGCGTCGCGACGGATCCGCTCGCGCTCGCCGCGCGCGCGCTCGCGGTCCCCGGCCTCGAGGGGGTGAGCCTCCTCGGCGGCGAGCCGTTCGCGCAGGCGGAGGCGTGCGCGGCGTTCGCGCGCGCCGTGCGGGCCGGCGGCCTCGGCGTGATGATCTACAGCGGCTTCACGCTCGCGGAGCTCCAGGCGCGCCCCGACGCGCGCGCGCTCCTCGACGCGTGCGATCTCCTCGTCGACGGTCCCTACGACCGCGCGCGGCCGGAGCCGAGCCGGCGCTGGATCGGCTCCGCGAACCAGGAGCGGCGCTTCTTGACCGAGCGCTACCGGCCCGACGATCCGTGCTGGACGACGCCGAACACGATCGAGGTGCGGCTCCGGAAGGGCGAGCTCGTCGTGAACGGGTGGCCCGCGCTCGCGCGCTCGATGCAGCGAGGCGGCGCGTGAGCGCGGACCTCATCGCGATCGCGCGGGCGATCATGAGCCCGCAGGCGGAGGCCGCGATCGACGCGTCGCTCGCGAGCGCGACGCCGGTGAAGCTGCTACCGCCGCGGACGATGCGCCTCCTCGAGGACACGCTCGCGAAGGGCGCGGTGCGCATGCTCGCGCGCCTCGGCGGTGCGCGTGCGGTCGTCCGCGCCGACACGGGATCGATCAAGCCGGCGCGCGTCTACGACGTGCGGCCGGTCCCCGTGCTCGCGTTCGGGAAGTACACGTTCGAGCTCCTGCGCTGGATGACGCGCACCGCGCTCGGGGTCATGGGCGCGGCGCCGTTCACGCTCGCCCCCGCGACGGCGGGCGACGAGCTCGTCGCGTACCTCGCGCATCGCCTCGTCGCGGGCCGCCGCTTCGAGCGGAACCTCGCCCTCTCGGTGACGAGCCCGCTCGCGACGCTCGGCTTCGCGCGCGCGATCGCG from the Labilithrix sp. genome contains:
- a CDS encoding radical SAM protein, producing MGALLHVAQVIEDTEAEGPGRRFAVWVQGCPLRCAECCNPQMLRFEGGVATDPLALAARALAVPGLEGVSLLGGEPFAQAEACAAFARAVRAGGLGVMIYSGFTLAELQARPDARALLDACDLLVDGPYDRARPEPSRRWIGSANQERRFLTERYRPDDPCWTTPNTIEVRLRKGELVVNGWPALARSMQRGGA